A genomic window from Candidatus Thermoplasmatota archaeon includes:
- a CDS encoding sugar phosphate nucleotidyltransferase, whose translation MKAVILAAGEGLRLRPLTVTRPKVMLTIANKPILQYVVEALVRNRLKELVIVVGYKKERIMSYFEDGKKFGASIEYVEQDKQLGTAHAVAQASNYVEDKFLVIAGDNIIESETLAQLIKSKPPSLLITKSSLPSKYGAVITEGRKLKNIIEKPELKVSELVSTGAYIFSRDIFKAIKSSGSVDLTSTLQHLLRENTKISCVRTSTWYDAVYPWDLLRINSEILAKARITGLGGRVEKNVTIKGNVQIGKDTIIHSGCCVVGPVVIGAECEIGPNVCIFPSVSIGDNVTIESFSEIKNSIIMNDARVGSFTKLSSSVLGEGVALGSHFVNDVARSYVQLSDGFHETADLGVIIGDDTIIENSVSVEAGKLIGVGCKLGARKLITTNIPDKTVVV comes from the coding sequence ATGAAAGCTGTAATTCTAGCTGCGGGAGAAGGTCTAAGGCTGCGCCCATTAACAGTTACAAGACCTAAAGTAATGCTCACTATAGCAAACAAGCCTATACTTCAATATGTAGTAGAAGCGCTGGTTAGGAACAGATTAAAAGAACTAGTCATTGTAGTCGGGTACAAAAAGGAGAGGATAATGAGCTATTTTGAAGATGGTAAAAAATTTGGCGCGAGCATAGAGTATGTAGAGCAGGATAAGCAATTGGGCACTGCGCATGCAGTAGCTCAAGCAAGTAATTACGTTGAAGACAAATTTTTAGTCATTGCAGGAGACAATATTATTGAGAGTGAAACTCTTGCGCAACTCATCAAATCCAAACCGCCTTCTTTACTCATTACAAAGAGCTCGCTACCGTCAAAATACGGCGCTGTAATCACTGAAGGAAGAAAATTAAAAAATATTATAGAGAAGCCTGAGCTGAAAGTAAGTGAACTTGTATCTACAGGAGCATATATTTTCTCACGCGATATTTTCAAAGCTATAAAGAGCTCTGGTAGCGTAGATCTTACTTCTACACTCCAGCATCTTCTACGCGAAAATACCAAGATATCATGCGTTAGGACAAGTACTTGGTATGACGCAGTATATCCTTGGGACTTGCTAAGAATAAATTCCGAGATTCTTGCAAAAGCGCGAATAACAGGACTTGGCGGTAGGGTAGAGAAAAATGTTACTATTAAAGGAAACGTACAAATAGGGAAAGACACTATTATCCATTCTGGTTGCTGTGTAGTGGGCCCTGTAGTAATTGGTGCAGAATGCGAGATAGGCCCTAACGTATGTATTTTTCCGTCAGTGAGCATAGGGGATAATGTAACAATCGAATCTTTTTCTGAAATAAAAAATTCTATTATAATGAACGATGCGAGGGTAGGGAGCTTTACAAAACTCTCTAGCTCAGTTCTCGGCGAAGGTGTAGCTCTAGGCTCGCATTTTGTGAATGATGTTGCCAGGAGTTACGTTCAGCTATCAGACGGTTTCCATGAAACAGCAGATTTAGGCGTGATTATAGGCGATGACACAATTATAGAAAATTCTGTCTCTGTCGAGGCAGGTAAATTGATAGGCGTGGGATGCAAGCTCGGCGCAAGGAAACTGATTACAACCAACATTCCTGATAAAACCGTAGTGGTTTGA